A genome region from Flammeovirga agarivorans includes the following:
- a CDS encoding oxidoreductase, with translation MMTKKWNTQHIPSQKGKTILITGANSGLGLGTAKALAKKEAHVILAARNLKKGQSAINEILKETPNASLDLMQLDLSDINTIKQFAIELKAKYSQLHTLINNAGVMMPQERLETKQGFEGQFGTNHLGHFVLTRELIDLLDNTPGARIVTLSSLVAKMGDADIYWDNLQFERDYHKMKSYSQSKLANMMFGLELDKMLRENGSKTISVLAHPGYTATNLQQHMGLQGMILNFFLAQKVEMGILPSLRAATDPSVKGGEYYGPANMRNWRGYPVVNKPSKKALDLNERRKLWEISEQLTNSSFQLS, from the coding sequence ATGATGACTAAAAAGTGGAATACTCAGCACATCCCTTCTCAGAAAGGCAAAACAATTCTAATCACTGGAGCAAACAGTGGTCTAGGACTAGGAACTGCAAAAGCTTTGGCAAAAAAAGAGGCGCATGTTATTCTAGCTGCTAGAAATTTAAAGAAAGGCCAATCAGCCATCAACGAGATCTTAAAAGAAACACCCAATGCAAGTCTAGATCTCATGCAATTGGATTTATCCGATATAAATACAATCAAACAATTTGCCATTGAGCTGAAGGCAAAGTATTCACAATTGCATACTTTAATCAATAATGCTGGGGTAATGATGCCACAAGAACGTCTTGAAACGAAACAAGGGTTTGAGGGACAATTTGGCACTAATCATTTAGGGCACTTTGTACTAACAAGAGAACTGATTGATCTTTTAGATAATACACCAGGGGCAAGAATAGTAACACTAAGCAGTTTAGTGGCTAAGATGGGGGATGCAGATATTTATTGGGATAACCTTCAGTTTGAGAGAGATTATCATAAAATGAAATCATATTCCCAAAGTAAATTAGCCAATATGATGTTTGGTTTGGAGTTGGATAAGATGTTAAGAGAAAATGGTAGTAAAACAATTTCTGTACTTGCACATCCTGGGTATACGGCTACCAATTTACAGCAACACATGGGGTTACAAGGGATGATTTTAAATTTCTTTTTGGCTCAAAAAGTAGAGATGGGAATTCTACCTTCGTTGAGAGCGGCAACGGATCCAAGTGTCAAAGGAGGTGAATATTATGGTCCTGCCAATATGAGAAACTGGAGAGGATATCCTGTGGTAAACAAACCATCAAAAAAAGCATTAGATTTGAATGAAAGAAGAAAACTTTGGGAGATCTCAGAGCAATTAACAAACTCTTCGTTCCAATTGAGCTAA
- a CDS encoding alpha/beta hydrolase family esterase, with protein MKSLYTIPLFILLFTQCTTSTDEGVTPNDTIVEDVVIEEETILEIQTGKSIDTVEVNGTKREYTIYIPSTYDGTSPLPILLSFHGLTSNMEFNYGYTKFHELAEEENFIVIHPNGISNKWVLTNNNNIDVDFVQILLDHVESSMNVDMNRIYSTGMSMGGFFSFHLACHLTDRIAAIASVTGSMYQPTINTCTPSRSISILQIHGTEDNIVPYSSIEGLLTFWTNHNQTDLSPEIESVPDINTEDGSTVERYTYSNGEQGTEVHHIKITGGEHDWPGFKGNMDISASLEVWNFLKNYDLNGTTNF; from the coding sequence ATGAAATCATTATATACAATACCTCTTTTTATTTTATTATTTACACAATGTACTACCTCAACAGACGAAGGTGTTACCCCGAATGATACCATTGTTGAAGATGTTGTTATTGAAGAGGAGACAATACTTGAAATTCAGACAGGAAAATCCATTGATACAGTAGAGGTCAATGGTACGAAAAGAGAATATACTATTTATATACCTTCTACTTATGATGGTACTTCACCCCTTCCTATACTTTTATCATTTCATGGACTAACCAGTAATATGGAGTTTAATTATGGCTACACAAAATTTCATGAACTGGCGGAAGAGGAAAATTTCATTGTGATCCATCCGAATGGAATTTCAAATAAATGGGTACTTACCAATAACAATAATATAGATGTTGATTTCGTCCAAATCTTATTAGATCATGTTGAAAGCAGCATGAATGTCGATATGAATCGAATCTATTCTACAGGAATGTCTATGGGAGGCTTCTTTAGTTTTCACCTTGCCTGTCATCTGACAGATAGAATTGCTGCCATTGCTTCAGTTACAGGTTCAATGTATCAACCAACGATAAATACTTGTACTCCTTCCCGTTCTATTTCTATTCTACAAATACATGGAACGGAGGATAATATCGTACCTTATTCGAGTATTGAAGGCCTACTTACATTTTGGACCAATCATAATCAAACGGATCTTTCTCCTGAAATTGAAAGTGTTCCTGATATAAACACCGAAGACGGAAGCACTGTAGAAAGGTATACCTATTCGAATGGAGAGCAAGGCACAGAAGTACATCACATAAAGATCACAGGCGGTGAACATGATTGGCCTGGCTTTAAAGGAAATATGGATATTAGTGCTTCATTAGAAGTGTGGAATTTCTTGAAGAACTATGATCTGAATGGCACCACTAATTTCTAA
- a CDS encoding alpha/beta hydrolase fold domain-containing protein, producing the protein MKHLTIISSFIILLATSLVSNAQQSKPVPQLQNIKYGEHERNVIDIWFAETNKKTPLVLYIHGGGFTSGSKEKLGAKTLNSLLNAGISVAAINYRLIADAPLPAAHNDAKKALQFIRLNADQWKIDKSRIGLHGGSAGAQICMWLAFSDEMANTESDNPIERESTRVSCVAPFSGQTTMNLEFWESLFKKHLNEGANTQAALDNNSKLVKKRKRMYGGKTMEETNSIANSLSAITLASSDDPAVYMSYNMSPKSKAPKNPKKMKSWIIHHVDFGIALQEKLDQLGVESDLKYPGARTKYVSVVEFFNEHLQKENY; encoded by the coding sequence GTGAAACATCTAACAATTATCAGTTCTTTTATTATTCTGTTGGCTACTTCCTTAGTTTCTAATGCTCAACAAAGTAAACCGGTACCTCAATTACAAAACATCAAGTACGGAGAACATGAAAGAAATGTAATCGACATTTGGTTTGCTGAAACCAACAAAAAAACACCATTAGTTTTATATATACACGGCGGAGGTTTTACCTCAGGTAGTAAAGAAAAGTTAGGTGCAAAAACTTTAAATTCATTGCTAAATGCAGGTATCTCCGTAGCGGCAATCAATTATCGGTTAATTGCCGATGCACCCCTTCCAGCAGCCCACAATGATGCAAAAAAGGCACTACAATTTATTCGGTTAAATGCTGATCAATGGAAAATTGACAAGTCAAGAATTGGCCTTCATGGAGGTTCTGCGGGTGCTCAAATCTGTATGTGGTTAGCATTTAGTGATGAAATGGCAAATACTGAAAGTGACAACCCTATAGAGAGAGAATCTACTCGAGTAAGTTGTGTAGCCCCTTTTTCTGGACAAACAACTATGAATTTAGAGTTTTGGGAATCACTTTTCAAAAAGCATCTAAATGAAGGTGCTAATACTCAAGCAGCTTTAGATAATAACTCAAAGTTAGTAAAGAAGCGAAAAAGAATGTACGGAGGTAAAACAATGGAGGAAACTAATTCAATTGCGAATAGTTTATCTGCCATCACTTTAGCTTCTTCAGATGATCCTGCCGTTTATATGAGTTATAATATGTCTCCTAAGTCAAAAGCACCTAAGAACCCTAAAAAAATGAAATCTTGGATCATACATCATGTAGATTTTGGTATTGCATTACAAGAAAAATTAGATCAACTCGGTGTAGAGAGTGATTTAAAATATCCAGGTGCTAGGACTAAATATGTTTCTGTTGTAGAGTTTTTTAATGAACATTTACAGAAAGAGAATTACTAA
- a CDS encoding TonB-dependent receptor, translating into MRENIRQIIISLILFLSCTHLNAQSIFHTVNGKVIDKDNQQPIVGVLVFTELGDSTISTTTDYDGKFSFSLKAGRYNVKFKMLGYQSFIFEELAVPNGSNDQLNISLQEDETVLSEVEVVYTSSKDEPQNTMAIASGRQFTVEETSRYAGGFDDPARMATSFAGVAGSTGSNGMVIRGNAPKGVLWQVEDMPIPDPNHLSNIVAFGGGSVTALSTYVLDNSDFYTGAFTSDYGNAMAGVFDLSLREGNAEKRSFQAQLGVNGIDFGAEGPFKKGGNATYLFNYRYSTFAVLAPILPEEMGFLGYQDLSFKVVVPTKNGGEWNVWAVGGADRQYRNASMDSTEWTFDDANQSFSTNILFGGSGISYQLPINKNGYWKNIVGMSGNATYWESSELNSSLVENPLKDYKNVQYDLTYKSYVHYKFGPKHTHRSGITISQKHYDINMREAENAGDPMQTFAVGNGNAMFLQAFSQSKFQLSRNWSMNLGVYAQYFEGNEQYSIEPRASVKYQLNPWHSLSFSYGLHSQTEALHYYLLPQQNGDQLTYPNKNLDFSKAHHYVLGYNWNINNSLRFKSEIFYQDLYNIPVIEGSYFSMLNLTHEFYVNGALVNEGTGRNVGIDLTFEQFLKNGFYYTLTSSIFDSKYTGGDGVERNSQFNKNYVINVLGGKEWYIGAAKNKVFSLNGKFTFMGGDRRHPLDEQKTEETGDVVYNNDAAYSQQYPSSQILSVSALYKTIKPKYTSQWTLQIINALGAPEYYGYQMDQKTGEITDKKDVLILPNIAYKVMF; encoded by the coding sequence ATGAGAGAAAATATCAGACAAATAATTATCTCGCTAATCTTGTTTTTATCCTGTACGCATCTAAATGCCCAAAGTATATTCCATACGGTTAATGGTAAAGTCATCGATAAAGATAATCAGCAGCCAATAGTAGGGGTTTTAGTTTTTACTGAATTAGGAGATTCTACCATATCTACGACCACAGATTATGATGGTAAGTTTTCTTTTTCTTTAAAAGCTGGGAGGTACAATGTCAAATTTAAAATGTTGGGTTATCAGTCATTTATTTTTGAAGAATTAGCTGTTCCCAACGGAAGTAATGATCAATTAAATATTTCGTTACAAGAAGATGAAACCGTATTGAGTGAGGTTGAAGTGGTGTATACCTCATCCAAAGATGAACCACAAAATACGATGGCCATCGCTTCGGGTAGACAATTTACGGTAGAAGAGACGAGTAGGTATGCAGGTGGTTTTGATGATCCTGCAAGAATGGCAACCTCGTTTGCGGGGGTCGCTGGGTCTACGGGTAGTAATGGTATGGTTATTCGAGGTAATGCTCCCAAAGGAGTCTTATGGCAAGTAGAGGATATGCCTATACCAGATCCCAATCACTTATCGAATATTGTTGCATTTGGAGGAGGTAGTGTCACAGCTCTTAGTACCTATGTTTTAGATAATTCAGATTTCTATACTGGTGCTTTTACATCAGATTATGGTAATGCAATGGCAGGTGTATTTGATCTTTCCTTAAGAGAAGGTAATGCGGAGAAGCGTTCTTTTCAAGCTCAGTTAGGTGTAAATGGTATCGATTTTGGTGCTGAAGGTCCTTTTAAAAAAGGAGGAAACGCCACTTACTTATTTAACTATAGGTATTCTACATTTGCAGTATTAGCACCAATTTTACCAGAAGAAATGGGATTCTTAGGGTATCAAGATTTATCATTTAAAGTTGTAGTTCCTACTAAAAATGGTGGAGAATGGAATGTATGGGCTGTAGGTGGTGCTGATCGACAATACAGAAATGCGTCTATGGATTCGACTGAGTGGACTTTTGATGATGCGAATCAGAGTTTTTCTACAAATATTTTATTTGGTGGTTCTGGTATCTCCTATCAATTACCCATCAATAAAAATGGATATTGGAAAAATATTGTTGGAATGTCAGGTAATGCCACTTATTGGGAGTCTTCAGAGTTAAATTCATCTTTAGTAGAAAACCCATTAAAAGATTATAAAAATGTGCAATATGACCTTACATATAAGTCGTACGTTCATTACAAATTTGGTCCAAAGCATACGCATAGATCTGGAATCACAATTTCTCAAAAGCATTATGATATCAATATGAGAGAAGCAGAAAATGCAGGTGATCCGATGCAAACTTTTGCTGTTGGAAATGGGAATGCTATGTTTTTGCAAGCTTTTTCACAATCGAAGTTTCAATTATCACGTAATTGGTCAATGAACCTTGGTGTATATGCACAATATTTTGAGGGGAATGAACAGTATTCTATAGAACCGAGAGCTTCTGTGAAGTATCAGTTGAACCCTTGGCATTCTTTATCTTTTAGCTATGGTTTACATAGTCAAACTGAAGCACTTCATTATTATCTATTGCCTCAACAGAATGGAGATCAATTGACTTATCCCAATAAGAATCTTGACTTTTCAAAAGCACACCATTATGTCTTAGGATACAATTGGAATATCAATAATTCATTACGATTTAAATCAGAAATTTTCTATCAGGATTTATACAATATTCCTGTTATCGAGGGTAGTTACTTTTCTATGTTAAACCTAACGCATGAATTTTATGTTAACGGTGCCCTTGTGAATGAAGGAACAGGTAGAAATGTTGGTATAGATCTCACATTTGAACAATTTCTGAAGAATGGATTTTACTATACTTTAACCTCATCAATTTTTGATTCAAAGTATACAGGAGGAGATGGTGTAGAACGAAATTCTCAATTCAATAAAAACTATGTGATTAATGTGTTAGGAGGCAAAGAATGGTACATAGGAGCAGCGAAAAATAAAGTGTTTTCTCTTAACGGAAAATTCACATTTATGGGTGGGGATAGAAGACATCCATTAGATGAGCAAAAAACAGAAGAAACTGGAGATGTTGTCTATAATAATGATGCGGCATATTCTCAACAATACCCGTCAAGTCAGATATTAAGTGTAAGTGCATTGTATAAAACTATTAAGCCTAAATATACATCACAGTGGACATTACAAATTATAAATGCATTGGGCGCTCCAGAATATTATGGTTACCAAATGGACCAAAAGACGGGAGAAATTACTGATAAAAAAGATGTACTAATCTTACCAAACATTGCGTATAAGGTTATGTTTTAA
- a CDS encoding helix-turn-helix domain-containing protein produces the protein MSQFLKINSISELHDAFRCDKPSHPLISVINLSDIAIPHEVLNFKVGTPFYNITFKSKTAHPFRYGRGYFDFSEGFLIGLSPNQIFEIDETSEIGDLEGWSLFFHPDLIRGYNILEKISEYGFFSYEVNEALHMSEKEKKTLNDIVFKIKEEYESNLDEFSQDVLVSNIELLFNYIRRFYSRQFITRKKQNTSIVSSFNKLLKDYFEDGKSVVNGLPKVHYFAEQLHLSDSYLSDLLKKETGKNTQDLIHFFVIERAKNNLVNSNKSVSEIAFDLGFEYPQYFSRLFKNKTGQTPKEYRDN, from the coding sequence ATGAGTCAATTCTTAAAAATAAATTCAATTTCAGAGCTTCATGATGCTTTTCGTTGTGATAAGCCTAGTCATCCGTTAATTTCAGTGATTAATTTATCTGACATAGCGATTCCACATGAAGTTCTGAATTTTAAAGTAGGAACACCTTTTTATAACATCACTTTTAAGTCGAAAACAGCTCATCCCTTTCGGTATGGAAGAGGGTATTTTGATTTTAGTGAAGGGTTTTTGATTGGTCTTTCTCCTAATCAAATTTTTGAGATCGATGAAACTTCTGAAATAGGCGATCTAGAAGGTTGGTCATTATTTTTTCATCCTGATTTAATTAGAGGATATAATATCTTAGAAAAAATATCAGAGTATGGCTTCTTCTCATATGAAGTGAACGAAGCTTTACATATGTCTGAAAAAGAAAAGAAAACACTCAATGATATTGTTTTTAAGATTAAGGAAGAATATGAGTCTAACTTGGATGAATTTAGCCAAGATGTTTTAGTATCCAATATTGAGTTGTTATTCAATTATATTAGAAGGTTTTACAGTAGACAGTTTATCACAAGGAAAAAGCAAAATACTAGTATAGTAAGCTCTTTTAATAAATTACTGAAAGACTATTTTGAAGATGGGAAATCTGTTGTTAATGGATTACCAAAAGTTCATTACTTCGCAGAACAGCTACATCTTTCCGATAGCTATCTAAGTGATTTATTAAAAAAGGAAACAGGTAAAAACACACAGGACCTTATCCATTTCTTTGTCATAGAAAGAGCAAAAAACAACTTAGTCAATTCAAACAAATCAGTTTCAGAAATTGCATTTGACCTTGGTTTTGAATATCCGCAGTACTTTAGTCGTTTGTTTAAAAATAAGACCGGACAAACGCCAAAAGAATATAGAGACAATTAA
- a CDS encoding lipase family protein has product MKFNDHISHFDNKYTTSGIECYVKTEEQKLVIEVHPSKSIFPLFVTRLKYQKSDGFHKGYLKSFNAIKAQFDVDFHYKISQYNDIQITGFSIGGAISQIFALYLYNEFNIKSTVITYDSPTPFNTKRRNEFDAAVLHQEHYVFGIDIFGDFPLKLFGYEFPKNQKDYKFV; this is encoded by the coding sequence ATGAAATTTAATGACCATATATCACATTTCGACAACAAATATACCACTAGTGGTATTGAATGTTATGTAAAAACTGAAGAGCAAAAACTAGTAATTGAAGTTCACCCCTCAAAGAGTATTTTCCCATTATTTGTTACTCGCTTAAAGTACCAAAAAAGCGATGGCTTCCATAAAGGGTATCTTAAGTCATTTAATGCAATAAAAGCTCAATTTGATGTGGATTTCCACTATAAAATATCTCAATATAATGATATTCAGATCACTGGTTTTAGTATAGGCGGAGCCATCTCTCAGATTTTTGCACTATACTTATACAACGAGTTTAATATAAAATCAACGGTCATTACTTACGATAGTCCTACCCCCTTCAACACAAAAAGAAGAAATGAATTTGATGCAGCGGTTCTTCACCAAGAGCACTATGTATTTGGTATTGATATCTTTGGAGACTTCCCTCTGAAATTATTTGGCTATGAATTCCCGAAAAATCAGAAGGACTATAAATTTGTTTAG